The following are encoded in a window of Halosolutus halophilus genomic DNA:
- a CDS encoding class I adenylate-forming enzyme family protein codes for MNLGDVPHDSRTGTVARLFDETAARHGDALAMEHHGTRWTHADLRDRTAAFAGGLHDLGLDPGDRLLCFLPNCPEHLVASIGAFRAGVAISPVNPQYKRREVAHQLSDTDAAAIVTHPALRPIVDEARDETGLDPTVITVASEAVDRDSDDHAFEDVTGEPTLIDRADDDVALLPYTSGTTGDPKGVKLTHRNTRAQLSWVLAAPNDDLAPTEIRSLIWLPLYHITGFTHAALQPLVRGGGLFFRSALEWDPEACLDLIEAEGITHFVGVTTMYADMVESESFAEADLTSLEMAAEGGAKLSAAVQERFEETAAVDIEEGYGLTETHGATHTQSAATFGLRHGTVGQPLRMTDCKIVDEDGDEVPPGEEGELLVRGPHVMAGYHDMPRATDAAFTDRGYLRTGDVARRDGSNYYEIVDRKKHVIVSGGYNIYPSELEALLVDHESIADAAVIGVPDDRRNEVPVAFVVTAPNVDPGENVTAEAITEYCLDRIAEYKHPREVTFVDELPRTTSGKVQKYKLEAHHEAGP; via the coding sequence ATGAACCTCGGTGACGTCCCGCACGATTCGCGGACGGGGACCGTCGCACGGTTGTTCGACGAAACCGCGGCCCGCCACGGGGACGCGCTGGCGATGGAACACCACGGGACGCGGTGGACGCACGCCGACCTCCGGGATCGGACCGCCGCGTTCGCGGGCGGTCTCCACGATCTCGGGCTCGATCCCGGCGATCGGCTGCTGTGCTTCTTGCCGAACTGCCCCGAACACCTCGTCGCCTCGATCGGCGCGTTCAGGGCCGGCGTCGCGATCTCGCCGGTCAACCCCCAGTACAAGCGCCGCGAGGTCGCCCACCAGCTCTCGGATACGGACGCCGCCGCGATCGTCACGCACCCGGCGCTGCGACCGATCGTCGACGAGGCCCGTGACGAGACGGGACTGGACCCCACGGTCATTACCGTCGCGTCCGAGGCAGTGGACCGGGATTCCGACGACCACGCCTTCGAGGACGTGACGGGGGAGCCGACGCTGATCGATCGTGCGGACGACGACGTGGCCCTGTTGCCGTACACCTCGGGCACGACGGGCGACCCGAAGGGAGTGAAGCTGACCCACCGGAACACCCGGGCACAGCTCTCGTGGGTGCTCGCGGCTCCGAACGACGACCTCGCGCCGACGGAGATCCGGAGTCTCATCTGGCTCCCGCTGTATCACATCACCGGCTTCACCCACGCGGCGCTCCAGCCGCTGGTCCGTGGCGGCGGGCTCTTCTTCCGGAGCGCGCTAGAGTGGGACCCGGAGGCGTGTCTCGACCTCATCGAGGCCGAGGGGATCACCCACTTCGTCGGCGTCACGACGATGTACGCCGACATGGTCGAGTCCGAGTCGTTCGCCGAGGCCGACCTGACGAGTCTCGAGATGGCCGCCGAGGGCGGCGCGAAGCTCTCCGCAGCCGTCCAGGAGCGGTTCGAGGAGACCGCGGCCGTCGACATCGAGGAAGGGTACGGACTCACCGAGACCCACGGTGCGACCCACACCCAGTCGGCGGCGACGTTCGGCCTGCGACACGGGACGGTCGGCCAGCCGCTCCGGATGACCGACTGCAAGATCGTCGACGAGGACGGCGACGAGGTCCCGCCGGGCGAGGAGGGCGAACTCCTCGTCCGCGGCCCGCACGTGATGGCGGGTTACCACGACATGCCTCGTGCGACCGACGCCGCGTTCACCGATCGGGGCTACCTCCGGACCGGCGACGTCGCCAGGCGAGACGGGTCCAACTACTACGAGATCGTCGATCGCAAGAAACACGTGATCGTCAGCGGCGGCTACAACATCTACCCCAGCGAACTGGAGGCCCTGCTCGTCGACCACGAGTCGATCGCGGACGCGGCGGTGATCGGCGTTCCCGACGATCGGCGCAACGAGGTACCGGTGGCGTTCGTCGTCACCGCGCCGAACGTCGACCCGGGTGAGAACGTCACCGCCGAGGCCATCACGGAGTACTGTCTCGATCGAATCGCCGAGTACAAACACCCCCGAGA